Genomic window (Elusimicrobiota bacterium):
AGCAAGTTTCATGGGAAGATGCTCGGGAATTTATCAGGCGCCTCAACGCGATGCAAAGCCAGTATGCCTACAGGCTTCCCACCGAATCGGAGTGGGAGTACGCGGCTCGGGCGGGAACCGAAGGGTCTTATTGGTTTTCGTCAGGTTTGCTGGATAAGCACGCCTGGCACGACGGAAATTCCGGGAAGCGCACTCATGCCGTGGGTCATCCCGACCACTTCACCCCTCAGGGTCTGGGCGACATGTTGGGCCATGTTTGGGAATGGGTGGAGGATTTCTACGCCCCCTATCAGTTAGGCTTCGGGCTGGATTGGAAAGGTTGGTTGAATCAAGGGATCAGCCTATCCATAAAATTGTTGCCAAGCAGGCTTTTGAATATTGATCCCATAGGCTCCCCTACGGGCTCGTTCCGCGTCATCCGTGGCGGGTCCTGGAGCTACGACGCCAGTTACCTGCGGTCCGCCTACCGCTACCTCGGCGGCCCGGGCGGCCGCTGGGACGATGTCGGGTTCCGCCTTGTGAGGTCAATCCGTTGACTTTTGGATCCTTGAACGCTTGGCGCTTGGCCGGAATAGATGTGAACTCCTTGCGCAGCCGCCAGGACCGCCCGCAAAGGGCGGTTGGGCGGCGGAGCGGCGGGGCGTGGAATTAGAAAGACGGGAGAGGAAAATGAAGCTTAAGGTATTTACGCTGCGCCTAAATTCAGGAACTGGCAGGTTCGATGAAAGCGGCCTGGACGAGTTCCAGTTGGGCAAGGATGTGATCGAGGCGACGGAGCATTTCATTGTCCATGAGAGAGCTCCGACGTTGATCTTGGTTGTGCGTTACCGCGAGGTGGCGGAGAACCTGCGCGCCTCGTCAGAGGCGCCGCGCAAGGATTGGCGCGGTGAACTCGACCCCGCGGGACAGCGAATCTACGATGAGATGCGGCTGTGGCGAGGCCGCACGGCCAAGCGCGAAGGCATGCCGCCTTACCTTATCCTCAACAACCGCGAACTGGCCGAGTTGGCAATGAAACGGCCGGTGTCGCTCGCGCAATTGCGCGAGATCAATGGAATCGGCGAGGCGAAATCGCAGAGATGGGGCGAGGAGATGCTGGCCGTGCTGGCAAAGCTGGGCGCTGCGGCAGCCGGCAGCGAGGTAGAAAACCTCGTCGAAAATCGGGGGGGGGGGGGGGTAATCCTTCGTGGCTTCTGTCGATTTACCGCTTTTCATCCATTGGGAGAAGACCCTCAAGGATATCCTCTTGCGTACCGAAAAATTCCCCAAGCGCGTCCGCTTCACCATTTCTTCGCGCATCGATAATCTGACGCTCGACATCCTAGAGAAAATCATCGAGGCGCGCTACAGCAAGGATAAGACAGCGGCATTATCGCAAGCTAGCATCGCGCTGGAGAAGCTCAGGGTCCTCCTGAGGGTCAGCCATGAAGAACGCTATCTCGACCGCCGCGGCTTCGAGCATGTTTCGCGCCACATTGATGAAGCGGGACGGATGTTGGGCGGTTGGATGCGCAGCCGCAATCTCCCATGAAACGAGAGGGCCATCTCTTCGGGCGCGTGGCGGACTTTCATTCGCTTTGCGCGGCGGTCAGGCGCGCCGCTCGCGGCAAGGGTTCATCTCATTCAGCGGCGGAGTTTGTCTTTGGCATGGAGCGCGAGGTTCTGAAGCTTCAGCGGGAGATATTGGACGGCAGTTATAGGCCAAGGCCCTACAGGACCTTCTACATATCCGACCCCAAGCCCAGGACGATCTCGGCCGCGGATTTCAGGGATCGGGTGGCGCATCACTCCCTCTGCGCGGTTCTGGAACCTCTTTTTGAGCGTGTCGCGATCTTCGATAGCTACGCCTGCCGTCTAGGCAAGGGTTCTCACGCGGCCGCGCGGAGGGCTCAGGCCTTCGGTCGGCGCTTCGGCCGATTCCTCAAGCTCGATATCCGCAAATTCTTCGAGACGGCGGACCATGAAGTCTTGAAAATCGGTTTGAGGCGTTTGGTCAAGGATGCCAAGCTTCTTGAGCTGACCAGCCGCATCATCGACCATGGCGCGCCAGGCTCGGCGCCGGGCAAGGGGCTTCCAATAGGGAATCTGACGAGCCAGCATTTTGCGAACTTTTATCTTGCGTCTCTCGACCATTTTATAAAGGAAAAGCTTCGCGTACCTGGCTACCTGCGTTATATGGACGATTTCCTGCTGTTCGCGGATTCGAAGCGGTTCCTGAGCGAGGGGCGCCAGAGCATTCAGGAATTTGTGGGCAATGACCTCAAGCTCAGCATCAAATCAGAGGCGACCGTCCATGCCCCGGTCTCTGAGGGCATTCCCTTTCTGGGCTTGCGAATCTGGCCGCGGCTTGTCCGTCTGGATGGGTCAAACAAGCGGAGATTGATAAGCGCGTTGCGCGCGGGGACCAAAAGCCTTACCAGCGGCGAACTGGAGGAGGATTTGGTTTCGTCTCTTAGGAGCCGCTTGGGCCATGCCGAACATGCGGACACGCTCAATTTCAGGCGTTCGCTTGGAGAGTTATGCGAATCTAGGTCGGGGAGCAATACAGGCTCGAACCGCGTCATCCGTGGCGGGTCCTGGAGCAACGACGCCAGGAACCTGCGGTCCGCCAACCGCAACAACGACGGCCCGGGCGACCGCTGGAACAATGTCGGGTTCCGCCTTGTGAGCTCACGCCCAACGGCCGGA
Coding sequences:
- a CDS encoding HRDC domain-containing protein: MKLKVFTLRLNSGTGRFDESGLDEFQLGKDVIEATEHFIVHERAPTLILVVRYREVAENLRASSEAPRKDWRGELDPAGQRIYDEMRLWRGRTAKREGMPPYLILNNRELAELAMKRPVSLAQLREINGIGEAKSQRWGEEMLAVLAKLGAAAAGSEVENLVENRGGGGVILRGFCRFTAFHPLGEDPQGYPLAYRKIPQARPLHHFFAHR
- the avd gene encoding diversity-generating retroelement protein Avd; its protein translation is MASVDLPLFIHWEKTLKDILLRTEKFPKRVRFTISSRIDNLTLDILEKIIEARYSKDKTAALSQASIALEKLRVLLRVSHEERYLDRRGFEHVSRHIDEAGRMLGGWMRSRNLP
- a CDS encoding SUMF1/EgtB/PvdO family nonheme iron enzyme, whose product is MKREGHLFGRVADFHSLCAAVRRAARGKGSSHSAAEFVFGMEREVLKLQREILDGSYRPRPYRTFYISDPKPRTISAADFRDRVAHHSLCAVLEPLFERVAIFDSYACRLGKGSHAAARRAQAFGRRFGRFLKLDIRKFFETADHEVLKIGLRRLVKDAKLLELTSRIIDHGAPGSAPGKGLPIGNLTSQHFANFYLASLDHFIKEKLRVPGYLRYMDDFLLFADSKRFLSEGRQSIQEFVGNDLKLSIKSEATVHAPVSEGIPFLGLRIWPRLVRLDGSNKRRLISALRAGTKSLTSGELEEDLVSSLRSRLGHAEHADTLNFRRSLGELCESRSGSNTGSNRVIRGGSWSNDARNLRSANRNNDGPGDRWNNVGFRLVSSRPTAGCLASTDARPAPRT